A window of Panicum virgatum strain AP13 chromosome 8K, P.virgatum_v5, whole genome shotgun sequence contains these coding sequences:
- the LOC120643721 gene encoding F-box/LRR-repeat protein At3g26922-like, whose product MASGADRISGLPEGVLHHILSLLPAQDAVRTCVLAQSWRHHWRSAPALRLAGCAGWAGGAYTFGPFVDALLHVRRGGAPLDSIDFDLDVDLDLGCYDVPKMERHVNGWLRRALRRQVRDLRFRVSVAPRLTCALEDRPLASEHLTRLELVGVKGNAGVLDFSCCPALEELRMEDCDVGSTEMLSPSLKRLRIRYCIFYCNFRSGMSFPSLVSFEFVTNAGRVPMLDSMPCLETATVRFDYLYDDRCRNGRLDDCGDASCYGCYYYHAPDDYDCVFLEGLTEVTDLTLSAYPDLYVFNRDLELCPAFSKLKTLVLSKWFVPDELSALTWFLHNAPLLEKLTLKPSKVRSKLMKRVRRYKPLEQSIAASHLQIVEIICEDVNEILLKILKVLKANGIPQEKIRIQCSACYNFVSTEVEME is encoded by the exons atGGCCAGCGGGGCGGACCGCATCAGCGGCCTCCCGGAGGGCGTCCTCCACCACATCCTCTCCCTCCTTCCGGCGCAGGACGCGGTGCGCACGTGCGTGCTCGCGCAGAGCTGGCGCCACCACTGGCGGTCCGCGCCCGCCCTGCGCCTCGCCGGCTGCGCCGGCTGGGCCGGCGGCGCCTACACCTTCGGCCCCTTCGTCGACGCCCTGCTGCACGTCCGCCGCGGGGGCGCACCCCTGGACTCCATCGACTTCGACCTCGACGTCGATCTGGATCTGGGCTGCTACGACGTCCCCAAGATGGAGCGCCACGTCAACGGCTGGCTCCGCCGCGCGCTGCGGCGccaggtccgggacctccggTTCCGGGTCTCCGTCGCGCCCCGGCTCACCTGTGCGCTGGAGGACCGGCCCCTCGCCTCCGAGCACCTCACCAGGctggagctcgtcggcgtcaaggGCAACGCCGGCGTCCTCGATTTCTCCTGCTGCCCCGCGCTGGAGGAGCTCAGGATGGAGGACTGCGATGTCGGCTCGACGGAGATGCTCTCCCCGTCCTTGAAACGCCTGAGGATCAGATACTGCATCTTCTACTGCAACTTCCGCTCCGGGATGTCGTTCCCGAGCCTCGTCTCGTTCGAGTTCGTTACCAACGCTGGAAGGGTTCCGATGCTTGACAGCATGCCGTGCTTGGAAACCGCGACGGTTCGGTTCGATTACTTGTACGATGATCGATGCCGCAATGGTCGCCTGGATGATTGTGGAGATGCTTCCTGTTATGGTTGTTATTACTACCATGCTCCTGATGATTACGACTGCGTGTTTCTTGAAGGCTTGACGGAAGTTACAGACTTGACATTGTCAGCTTATCCTGATCTG TATGTCTTCAACAGGGATTTGGAGTTGTGCCCTGCATTTAGCAAGTTAAAGACTTTGGTTCTTAGCAAATGGTTTGTGCCTGATGAGCTTAGTGCACTAACTTGGTTCCTCCACAATGCACCTCTTCTGGAGAAACTTACTCTAAAACCTTCAAAG GTACGGAGCAAATTAATGAAAAGAGTGCGAAGATACAAGCCACTGGAACAATCCATTGCAGCTAGCCATCTTCAGATTGTTGAAATCATATGTGAAGATGTCAATGAGATATTACTCAAAATTTTGAAGGTCTTGAAAGCCAATGGCATACCACAAGAGAAAATCAGAATCCAATGTTCAGCCT GCTATAATTTTGTGAGTACTGAAGTCGAAATGGAGTGA